CGTGCGGCTGCGCGTACGTCACCCAGTGCGGCCGGTGCGCCCACTGGGCGGGACGGTAGCGGACGCGGTCCTCGGGGTGAGCCCCGGGGGCCGCCATCGCCGCGCGGTGTTCGGCCTCGCTCAGATGCACCTTGGCCCAGGGGAAGTCGGGCAGTCCCCCGGCATGGTCGAGGTCGAGGTGGCTGAGGACGACGTGCCGGACGTCCTCCGGGCGGAAGCCGAGCGCGGTGACCTGGTGCAGCGCGGTCTCCGCGAGGTCGAGGACGGGCTGGGCCCGGCCGAGGAAGTCCGGGCCGAGGCTCTCCTCGGGCCGCGCCACGTCCTGCGTACCGATGCCGCTCTCGACGAGGACGAGCCCGTCCCGGTCGGTCTCCACGAGAAGACAGTGGCAGACCGCGGGAAGGCTCCCCTCCTCGGTGTCGATCGTCCGCATGGAGCCGCAGTTCAGGTGATGGATCTTCATGGTGAGTCCCTTCGGTGGATCGATTCGGTGGGTCCCTCGTACGCGCCCGGTACCGCCCGCTCACGAACCCGAGCACATAGCTACCGAACGATCGTCAGCTAATTGCGAACGGTCGTTAGGTTAAAGTGACCGTATGAGCCCCCGCAAGTCCGTTGCCGAAACCGCCGCCACGCGGAGCCGGATCATCGCCAGCGCCCTGACGCTGGCCTCCACGGACGGCCTCGAAGGCCTCACCATCGGCCGCCTGGCGACCGATCTGGAGATGAGCAAGGCCGGAGTGATCGGCCACTTCGGCAGCAAGGAAGCGCTCCAACTCGCCGTTCTGGCCGCGGCCGTCGAGAGGTTCCGGCTACGCGTGCCGGCCCGGGCCGTCGGCGCCAGACCCGGCACCGAGCGGCTGACGCGCGCCTTCGACGAGTGGATCGACTACATGACGGAGGGCGAGGGGCACGGGGGCTGCTTCCTCACCTCGGTGGCGAGCGAGTTCGACGGCCGCCCCGGTCCGGTTCGCGACGCGGTGCTCGACGCGCTCGCCTCATGGTCGGCGTACGTCGCGGCGGAGTTGGGCACGGCGGTCGAAGCCGGCGAACTGCCGCCGCGCACCGATGTGGAACAGCTCGTCTTCGAGCTCAACGGCGTAGCCCTGGCGGCCGATCAGTCCATCCAGCTCCATCGCGACCCGCAGGCACCCACGCGGGCCCGCCGCGCCGTCACCCGTCTCCTCAGCGCCCCCTGAGGACGGATCCCGCCCCGGCGGAGCGAAAAGCCACCTCTACACATAAAGAAGAAATAAGAGCACAATGAAAACAAGCGGCGCCAACCCGCATACCGCACCAGAAGCGGTCAGGCCTGCAAAGAACGAAGGAGACGACTCATGGCCAACGTCTCGCACCCCAGAAGTGACATCACGACCCACCCCGATGCATCCGAAATGCGGGAGCGGTATGACCGCGTGCTCGGTGGCCGCGACGTGGCGCTCGTCGACGGACCGGTGTTCCTGCTCGGTCTGTACTGCGCCGTGTCCCCGTGGATACTCCACTACACGACGAGCCAGCCCGCCCTGGCGACACACAACCTCATCATGGGCATCGCCATAGGCCTGCTGGCCCTCGGATTCACCAGGGCCCCCGAACGGATGTACGGCCTGAGCTGGTCCATGTGCGCGATGGGCGCGTGGTTGATCATCTCACCGTGGGTGGTCGGAACCAGCCCGGACACCGGCGTCGTGATCAACAGCATCATCATCGGCGCGTTGGCCGTGGTGCTCGGGGCGCTGTGCGCGGTCACGACGATGAGGAACACTCCTCGGGCGTAGGCCCGACGGACACCCTTCGGAGCAGTCCCCTCCCGGGACCAGCGCCGGAGGCCCCTACCCGGGCTCAGCCCCGTGAGTCGATGCCCGAGCTGAGCCCAGGCCCACGAAAGGAAACGAACAACCCCACAGGCCGGCCCGTCCACACGGACCGGCCTCCTTCACGCCCGCCCCGCGCGCGTCCCGATCGAGGCGGTCGCCCAGCCACGGACAGTTGCGCAGGTGACCGCTTGCGTGTCGGCGGGCCGAAGAGCCGCAGGTCTTTGGATACCGGCGTCTCTAGATACCCGCGCCGAGCGACCAGCTGGGGGTGCTGCCCGCGAGGCGGCAGGTGAGGAAGTACAGCGGAATCGGCGGCGTGTACGGCGAGTCGCCCTCGGGCCGGTGGATCAGACGGGGGCGCGCGGACCGTGAGCGCAACAAGGCCCGGGTCCAGGACGGGTCGGCCAGCCGGGCGCCCACCGCGTAGCTGGTGGAGGGCGGCCAGGTGACGCCTATGTGGGAGCCGGAAGGGACGATCCACCACCACCGCTCGTCGTCGGCGAAGACACAACCGACACGGGGCAGACAGTCCATGATCCGTTCCCCGTGCTCCGGGGAGGTGCCCACGGCGTCGTGTCCCAGCGCGGCGGACAACTCGGCGGGTATCGCCAGTCGTGCCGGGGACTCGTGCGGCGGCGCGGTGGGGAGGTACATGCGCAGGCCGAGGACGGCGGGATACGGGCGCGGTTCGACGGCGGCGGTGTGATCGCGGCCGTCGGGTGCCTGGAGACGGTCTCGGCCGTCGAGGGCGGAAAGGTGGTCGCTCGGGTGTCCGGCGGGCTGGTGATCGCGCAGGTCAGGAATGTGCTGTCGTTCCATCAGATAAAGATCCTTCGGCCGAGTGGGGGATGGGCCGGGCCATGGTCACCGTCGCCGGCGAGCCGGTCGACACGATGTCTCCTCCCTTCGACGGCAGTACGGCCCAGACGATGCGTCCGGAGCCGTCGGCGGTGTCTGTGACGCCCCAGTCGCTGCTCAGGGCGCCGACCAGCAGGAGCCCACGTCCACCCTGGTCGTCGGGCCCCGGCCGGCGCTGGGCCGGAAGGCTCCAGCCGCGGTGCTGATCCTCGACCTCGATGTGGAGCCGCTCCTCGGCGACGTGGACTCTGCACACGATCCACTCGCTCGCCGTGTGCGTCAGCGCGTTGGTGACGAGTTCGGAGGTCACCAGGATCGCGTTGTCGCGGGTCTCGGGGTCGATGCCCCACTCGGTGAGCCACTCACGGACGTCTCTTCGGGCCATACCCACCGAGGCGGGGGCCGCGGGCAGGGCGAACACACCTGCCCGGTGGGGATGTTCGTCCCCTGGTGGTAGGCCCAAAGGCTGGGGGAGGGAGGGCGGGGTCATCGCCGTTCGCCTTTCGTCTGCCTTCGCACCACAAGCGGTGCCAATGCCGTCCCCCGTGGTCTCGCACTGCCGCGAGATGCACACAACTCGTCGCGCAAGATGCCATGTTGCAGCCCCGTCTCCCCCAACTGGGCCGCACCACCACTCCCTTCACCGGGCCAGGGACGATAAGACCACTGTGGCAGCTGCCAACAACACCTCGCAACCGACAAGTTGAAAATTGCAATGTGCCAGGTGCATGCTTCCCCCGTTGACGGATGATCGTGACAGACTGCGACCTCGAAGCCCGCTGCGAGGGGGGTAAGGCGTGTCCACGGAGACCGACTGGGGCGGCGCCCCCTCCGTTCTGCGCATGATTCTCGGCAAGCAACTCGAGGAGCTGCGCACCCAGGCCGGGCTGACATACGAGCAGGCGGGCGAGGCCATCGGCGTCAGCCACTCCACCATCCGCCGGATGGAAGCCGCCAAGGTGGCCCGGCTCCGGCTCACCGACGCCGAGAAGCTCCTCCAGACGTACGGCGTGACGGACCAGCAGGAGATCGACACCTTCCTGAAGTCGGTCCGCGAGGCCAACAAGCGCGGCTGGTGGCACACCTACCGCGATGTCCTGCCCGACTGGTTCGCGGCGTATCTGAGCCTGGAGCAGGCGGCCCTCCAGATCCGCGCGTACGAGGCGGAGTTCGTGCACGGGCTGCTGCAGACGGAGGCGTACGCCCGCGCCCTGCTCGGCGCGGGCAATCCGCACGCCTCGGCCGAGGCGACCGAGCGCCGGGTCGCGCTGCGCATGCGCCGTCAGGAACTGCTGTCCCGGCCCGCTCCGCCGCGCGTCTGGGTGGTGATGGACGAGACCGTGCTGAGGTGGCCGGTCGGCGGGCCCGAGGTGATGCGCGCGCAGATCGACCATCTGATCGCGGTCAACAGGCTCCCCCATGTGACCCTGCAGATCATGCCGTTCAGAAACGGCCCGCATCCGGCCATGCGGGCCGGCGCGTTCCATCTCTTCCGGTTCAGGGCACCCGAGTTGCCGGACATCGTCTATCTGAGCGGTCTGGTGGGCGCCGTCTACCTCGACAAGGACGACGACGTCGTGGTGTACCGCGAGGCCCTGGACCGGCTGGGCGCACAGTCGGCGCCCGCCAGGAAGACCGAGGAACTTCTCGGTGCGATTCGCAAGGAGCTATGAGTGCACCACCACATACGCAACGGTATGCCGTCCCGGGAACTGGGCACGCAGGGCTGGTCCAAGCCGTGGAGCGACGACGCGGGCGGCGCCTGCGTCGAGGCGAAGAAACTGGGCGACGGCCGGATCGCGCTGCGTCAGTCCACCGATCCCGAAGGGCCCGCCCTGGTTTTCACGCCCCGTGAAATGACGAGCTTTCTTGCGGGCGTCAAGGCGGGAGAGGCCGACTTCCTCCTCTGACAACCTTGTCTGATTCCTATGTCCTGTTCTTTCCCCCACGAAGTTCCTGTTCCCCACGAAGTTCTCTTTCCCCCACGAACACCGGCCGTGTACCGACGACTTGATGGGAGGGGCGGCGTTGCCCGACAACGGATGGCCTGCCGACCGTATCGACACCGAGAGCGCACACTCCGCGCGCATCTACGACTACATCCTGGGCGGTAAGGACTACTATCCCGCCGACAAGGAGGCGGGCGACGCGATGGCGCGGGAGTGGCCCGCCCTGCCGATCCACATGAAGGCCAACCGCGACTGGATGAACCGCGCGGTGGCCTATCTGGCCAAGGAGGCGGGGATACGCCAGTTCCTCGACATCGGCACCGGCATCCCCACCTCCCCCAATCTGCACGAGATCGCCCAGTCGGTGGCCCCCGACTCCCGGGTCGTCTACGTGGACAACGACCCCATCGTCCTCACCCTGTCGCAGGGTTTACTGTCGAGCACCCCCGAGGGCAAGACCGCCTACGTCGAGGCGGACATGCTCGACCCGGCGACGATCCTGGGCGCGGCGGAACTGCGCGACACCCTCGACCTCACCCGGCCGGTCGCCCTCACGGTGATCGCGATCGTCCACTTCGTCCTGGACGAGGACGACGCGGTCGGCATCGTCCGGCGCCTACTGGAGCCCCTTCCCTCGGGCAGCTACCTGGCGATGTCCATCGGCACCGCCGAGTTCGCACCCGACGAGGTGGCCCGCGTCGCCCGTGAGTACGCGGCTCGCAACATGCCCATGCGGCTTCGCACCCACGCGGAGGCCGAGGAGTTCTTCGAGGGCCTCGAACTCGTCGAGCCCGGCGTCGTCCAGGTCCACAAGTGGCACCCGGACGGCACGGAGACGAGCATCCGCGACGAGGACATCGCGATGTACGGGGTGGTGGCCCGCAAGCCGTAGCCCGTCCGCTCCCCACCACCCGTGCCGCCGGCCCCACGCGAAAGGGGCCCGGCGGCACGGGTGCCCCTGCGGGTGCCAGGCGGCACGGACGTTCTCGTCGGCCGAGCGCCCGGGTCTGTCCGGCTCAGGCGTCCGCCGTGGAGTCCAGCAGGGCCGCGCACTCGGTCGCGAGGGCCGCCATGCCGTACGTCCGAGCCACGCGCAGCGCCTCCCGCAGCAGTCCGGAGGCGTGGGCGGCGGCGCCGGGGCGGTCGGACCTGCGCAGCGCGCGGGCCTGGGCCAGCCGGAGGCGGGCCAGCTGGGGCTGGGAGGAGCGGACCGGTTCGGTCGCGGTGCGGAAGTGGGAGAGGGCGGTGTCCGGCTCTCCGGCGGCCAGGGCCAGCAGTCCGCGGGCCCGGGCGGTCGGCCCGATCAGCACGGTGGGCCAGCCCGCGAGGGCGATCTGCTCGCCGTCGTGGGCGGCGAGCCGCTCCCTCAGTGCCGGCAGGACCTGGCGCAGCTCGGCCTCGAATCCGCCCCGAGCGTCGAGCGCGGCGCTCACCTCGGCCAGCAGCACCAGCGTGGGCACCGCCCATCCGGAGGGCGGGAACCGGCTGAAGTCGGCGGTGTCGTGGGCGAATCCGACGAGCCGGTCCGCCCCTTCGGCGTACTCACCCGTCTCGCACAGCGCGAGGGCGAGCCCGGCCCGCCAGACGGGGAAGTAGCCGTGCCGTTCGACGGTGTCGGCCAGACCGGAGGCGAACAGGTCCGCCATCCGGCCCTGTTCGCGCAGCAGCCAGTAGGCCTGGCCGAGGCGGGTCTGGTGCAGGTTGTCGGCGGGGACGGCCAGATCGGCGGGTAATCGCTCGACGAACGTCAGCGCGTCGCCGAAGATCCAGCCCGCGGCCTTGTCGAACCGGCCGTGCCACAGGTCGAGCAGGGCGTCCAGGGTGTGCTGCTGCCAGGTGGTCAGCACGCCGCGGGTGTCCGCGGCATGCTTGCGGTACTGGTTCGCCGTGGCCAGCGCGCTGTACACCTTGCCGGCCCGCAGCTGGTCGAGGGCGACGGCCATGAGCGCCTCGCCGCGGAAGTAGGCCGAGCCGTGCCGGGCCGCGGCGTCCCGCAGGCGTTCGGAGAGCGTCAGGGACTCGGCGGTGGACATGAAGTCGTACAGTCCCCACCGGCATTCGGTGAGCACCTCGCAGGCCACCTCGTCGTCCTTGCCGTCCACGGACAGCCTGCGCAGTGTGCTGCGCGCCAGCCGTGCGCCCTGCTCCGGGCCCGCCTGGCCGGCGGCGGTGTCCTGGCTGACCGCCATGGACAGCTTCTTCGCCAGGTGCGCGTTGAGCCTGAGGCGCAGTCCGGCGGCCTCGACGCTCCCGTCTTCACCCAGCGCGGCCAGGCTCTCCCTGATCAGCTGGAGCAGTTCGTGGTCGACCTGACCGGGGTCCGACCAGCGGCGGGCCATCCTGATGACGGCCTCCGCCCGGGCCGTGGGATCCCCCTCGGCGCTCGCGTACGCCGCGCGGTAGAGCCGGTCCGCTTCGCGCATGTCCCCGGCGGTGTGGCTGAGGTCGCCGCGCCGCAGCAGCCGGTCGAACTCGTCCCGATGCCGAGCGGTGTCCGAACCTCCCCTGCCCGCACCGGACTTGACCAGTTTGGCTGCCCGCTCCCCCGGGCCCGGGCGGATCGTCTTCGAGATCCGCTCGGTGGACGGATCGGGAACCAGGGCGAGCAGCGCGCCCTTCGCCTCCAGCCGTTCGTCGCACAGCTGCGCGAGCTCGTGCGTGACACGTCGCTGGCCCGTCTCGATCCTGCTCAGAAAGCTGCGGCTGCAGTGCACCTCTTCGGCCAGCTCACTCAGTGACTTGCCGGCCGCCGTCCGACGTCGGCGCAACTCTGCGCCGAACGCGTTCTCTTCGATCGCGATCCTCCCAACGGCCCGCTCCCCGCCCTGTGTTGCCAGAAAACGTTGGCAACAGCCGACCGCTCCACGTTGCCGCGGAAACCCACCACTCTGTCTGTGAGCGAGCTTACAGCGAGCAAGGGTGCGAACACCGGCGGACAGGAGCACTGGTCATGGGATCGGACGAAGCCAAGGTGGTGGCGGCCGTCGACTTCGGCACCCACGGCACCGGCTTCGCCTGGACGGTGCGAACGCCGCTCAACGACGATCCGCTGACCAGGCGGGTCCAGTTCTTCACCCGGTTCCCCGGCCGTCAGCTGGACAGGGCGAAGAACCTGACCGCGATCCTGGTGACGGACGACGGGGACACCGTCGCCTGGGGCCACGAGGCGCGCGCTCGGTGGATCCAGGCCCTGGCGAAGAGGGAGACCCAAGGGCTCGGCTACGCCTACGCCTTCAAGACGGCCCTGAAGAGCGGCGGTTCGATGGCGGACCTGCCGATCACGGGCGGCTTCGTCGACCGCTCCGACCGCGGTCTGATACGGGAACTCGTGACCGCCTACCTCAAGGAGATCCGCGAACTGGCGACCGCGGAGATCAAGAGGATGACGTACACGGAGCGAGAGGTCCGCTGGTGCATCACCGTCCCCGCGATCTGGGACGACGAGGACAAGGCGGTGCTGCGGCGGCTGGCCGTGGACGCGGGGTTCCCCGGTGATCCGGAGCGGCTGCTCCTGGCCATCGAGCCGGAGGCGGCGGCCCTGTACTGCCATCTGCGGATGCCCGACGCCGCCTCGGGTCCGCACCGGCGGGCCCGGCTGCCCCTGCACCTCGACGGCTTCCGGTCCGTGGTGGTCGACTGCGGCGGCGGCACGGTCGACATCACGGCGTACGAGTCGCACGGCGACCCCGGTCCGTCCATCGCGCTGCGCGAGATCGGCCTCGCCACCGGTGGGTGGCTGGGTTCGGAATACGTCAACCAGGCCTTCCTCGACAAGACGCTCGGCGACCGCTTCGGACCGGCGGCCTTGAAGCGGATCGAACGGGATCATCCCGGCGAGTTGCTCGAGCTGTCCGAGCAGTGGGAGCGGGCCAAGGCGACGGTGGAACTGGACCGGGAGGCGGATGCGGTCGCCCATGTGCTGGACCCGGTGCGGATCGAGGTTCCGGTCACCGTGTGGGACCTCCTGGACGAGCAGGTGCGGGCGCGGCTGACACACGACGCCGCCGGCCTGCCACGGCAGATCGTCCTGCCTCCCGCGGAGGTGGAGGGGCTGCTCGACGAGAGGGTGGACGGCATCCTGGACAAGGTCGCGGAGCAGCTCGCGACCATCGGCCGGACCAGCGGCGCGGGCGCGGAGCCGGAGACCCTGGTCCTGGTCGGCGGATTCGCCCGCTCCCCGTGGCTGCGCGAGCGGATGCGGGCCCGCTTCGGCGAGCGGCACCGCATCCTCGTCCCGCCGGACCCGGCCCTCGCCGTCCTGGAGGGCGC
This portion of the Streptomyces mirabilis genome encodes:
- a CDS encoding MBL fold metallo-hydrolase; protein product: MKIHHLNCGSMRTIDTEEGSLPAVCHCLLVETDRDGLVLVESGIGTQDVARPEESLGPDFLGRAQPVLDLAETALHQVTALGFRPEDVRHVVLSHLDLDHAGGLPDFPWAKVHLSEAEHRAAMAAPGAHPEDRVRYRPAQWAHRPHWVTYAQPHGEAWCGFDAVRPLEGLDAEILLVPLGGHTRGHSAIAVADGDRRLLHCGDAYYFHHEIDPDHPRGHPGLDVLQQITEVDRPLRLGNHARLRELVRLHGDEVEVFSAHDPWELARYAGGADGPGTTPA
- a CDS encoding SAM-dependent methyltransferase encodes the protein MPDNGWPADRIDTESAHSARIYDYILGGKDYYPADKEAGDAMAREWPALPIHMKANRDWMNRAVAYLAKEAGIRQFLDIGTGIPTSPNLHEIAQSVAPDSRVVYVDNDPIVLTLSQGLLSSTPEGKTAYVEADMLDPATILGAAELRDTLDLTRPVALTVIAIVHFVLDEDDAVGIVRRLLEPLPSGSYLAMSIGTAEFAPDEVARVAREYAARNMPMRLRTHAEAEEFFEGLELVEPGVVQVHKWHPDGTETSIRDEDIAMYGVVARKP
- a CDS encoding TetR/AcrR family transcriptional regulator, coding for MSPRKSVAETAATRSRIIASALTLASTDGLEGLTIGRLATDLEMSKAGVIGHFGSKEALQLAVLAAAVERFRLRVPARAVGARPGTERLTRAFDEWIDYMTEGEGHGGCFLTSVASEFDGRPGPVRDAVLDALASWSAYVAAELGTAVEAGELPPRTDVEQLVFELNGVALAADQSIQLHRDPQAPTRARRAVTRLLSAP
- a CDS encoding DUF397 domain-containing protein translates to MPSRELGTQGWSKPWSDDAGGACVEAKKLGDGRIALRQSTDPEGPALVFTPREMTSFLAGVKAGEADFLL
- a CDS encoding ATP-binding protein; translated protein: MFALPAAPASVGMARRDVREWLTEWGIDPETRDNAILVTSELVTNALTHTASEWIVCRVHVAEERLHIEVEDQHRGWSLPAQRRPGPDDQGGRGLLLVGALSSDWGVTDTADGSGRIVWAVLPSKGGDIVSTGSPATVTMARPIPHSAEGSLSDGTTAHS
- a CDS encoding helix-turn-helix transcriptional regulator, translated to MLLSAGVRTLARCKLAHRQSGGFPRQRGAVGCCQRFLATQGGERAVGRIAIEENAFGAELRRRRTAAGKSLSELAEEVHCSRSFLSRIETGQRRVTHELAQLCDERLEAKGALLALVPDPSTERISKTIRPGPGERAAKLVKSGAGRGGSDTARHRDEFDRLLRRGDLSHTAGDMREADRLYRAAYASAEGDPTARAEAVIRMARRWSDPGQVDHELLQLIRESLAALGEDGSVEAAGLRLRLNAHLAKKLSMAVSQDTAAGQAGPEQGARLARSTLRRLSVDGKDDEVACEVLTECRWGLYDFMSTAESLTLSERLRDAAARHGSAYFRGEALMAVALDQLRAGKVYSALATANQYRKHAADTRGVLTTWQQHTLDALLDLWHGRFDKAAGWIFGDALTFVERLPADLAVPADNLHQTRLGQAYWLLREQGRMADLFASGLADTVERHGYFPVWRAGLALALCETGEYAEGADRLVGFAHDTADFSRFPPSGWAVPTLVLLAEVSAALDARGGFEAELRQVLPALRERLAAHDGEQIALAGWPTVLIGPTARARGLLALAAGEPDTALSHFRTATEPVRSSQPQLARLRLAQARALRRSDRPGAAAHASGLLREALRVARTYGMAALATECAALLDSTADA
- a CDS encoding SPW repeat protein translates to MANVSHPRSDITTHPDASEMRERYDRVLGGRDVALVDGPVFLLGLYCAVSPWILHYTTSQPALATHNLIMGIAIGLLALGFTRAPERMYGLSWSMCAMGAWLIISPWVVGTSPDTGVVINSIIIGALAVVLGALCAVTTMRNTPRA
- a CDS encoding helix-turn-helix transcriptional regulator is translated as MSTETDWGGAPSVLRMILGKQLEELRTQAGLTYEQAGEAIGVSHSTIRRMEAAKVARLRLTDAEKLLQTYGVTDQQEIDTFLKSVREANKRGWWHTYRDVLPDWFAAYLSLEQAALQIRAYEAEFVHGLLQTEAYARALLGAGNPHASAEATERRVALRMRRQELLSRPAPPRVWVVMDETVLRWPVGGPEVMRAQIDHLIAVNRLPHVTLQIMPFRNGPHPAMRAGAFHLFRFRAPELPDIVYLSGLVGAVYLDKDDDVVVYREALDRLGAQSAPARKTEELLGAIRKEL